A genomic window from Cutibacterium acnes includes:
- a CDS encoding RelA/SpoT family protein codes for MTDDSVYGPYGSGKGTLGKPKPGQQRPQPRMRMRERIVRWGTPKPPAPTQSVTDPLISVVLANHPKADTAIIERAYRTAEHYHRGQSRKSGDPYITHPLAVTMILAELGMDERTLCAGLLHDTVEDTSYTNEQLTADFGEEIALLVDGVTKLDKVQYGDSAKAETIRKMVIAMSRDIRVLVIKLADRLHNMRTLGFLRPDKQNRIAKETLEIFAPLAHRLGMNAIKWELEDLCFSTLNPKLYDEIVHMVAERAPQREAQLKDVITIVRQDLDEAGIKAIVYGRPKHYYSIYQKMVVRGRDFSDIYDLTGLRILVDTPRDCYAALGVMHVRWNPLPGRFKDYIAMPKYNMYQSLHTTVLGPGGQPVELQIRTHEMHRRAEYGVAAHWKYKENPNAVGRGIQPDGTDLSWVQSLNQWSKEESDPSEFLDSLRFEINSREVYVFTPKGDVMSLPQGATPVDFAYAVHTEVGHRCIGARVNGKLVTLDTKLNNGDVIDILTSNAPDASPSRDWLGFIASPRARSKIKSYFTKERREESIEAGKDAIAKQLRQAGVPLQSLLTVEYLTAVADDLRVPGINALYAAVGEHNASAQSVVEKLIALGGGPEEATADVEEELAVGVKAPRRRRSSETGVMVDGDPDMLVKLARCCTPLPGDPIMGFVTRYDGVSVHRTDCSNAKNLLEHPERIVSVSWSDDRQESYQVTIQVEGLDRAGLLVDTFRVFAEQGVSVISANMSTSKSHLARLRLTFEAPDPTHLKHLTESIRRISGVYDVFRVKS; via the coding sequence ATGACCGACGATAGCGTCTATGGCCCGTACGGTTCGGGCAAGGGAACCCTGGGCAAGCCGAAGCCCGGCCAACAGCGTCCCCAGCCCCGTATGCGGATGCGCGAGCGCATTGTCCGGTGGGGGACGCCGAAACCACCAGCACCGACGCAAAGCGTCACGGATCCCTTAATTTCGGTAGTGCTGGCCAACCACCCCAAGGCCGACACCGCTATCATCGAGCGGGCATATCGCACTGCTGAGCATTACCACCGCGGACAGTCTCGTAAGTCTGGTGACCCCTACATCACACATCCACTTGCAGTGACGATGATCCTCGCTGAGCTTGGCATGGACGAGCGGACTCTATGCGCCGGCCTCCTGCACGACACCGTCGAAGACACGTCCTACACCAACGAACAGCTCACTGCTGATTTCGGTGAAGAAATCGCCCTTCTCGTCGATGGGGTCACTAAGCTCGACAAAGTCCAATATGGGGATTCTGCGAAAGCTGAGACCATTCGCAAGATGGTCATCGCGATGAGCCGAGATATTCGGGTTCTCGTCATCAAGCTGGCAGATCGGCTGCATAATATGCGCACGTTAGGGTTTCTACGTCCCGATAAGCAAAACCGTATTGCCAAGGAAACCCTCGAGATTTTCGCCCCGCTAGCTCACCGCCTTGGGATGAATGCCATCAAGTGGGAGCTGGAAGACCTGTGCTTCTCCACCCTTAACCCGAAGCTCTACGACGAGATCGTCCATATGGTTGCGGAGCGGGCTCCGCAACGGGAAGCCCAACTCAAAGATGTCATCACAATCGTTCGTCAGGACCTTGACGAAGCAGGCATCAAGGCCATCGTCTACGGACGACCGAAGCATTACTACTCGATCTATCAAAAGATGGTGGTACGGGGCCGGGATTTCTCTGACATCTACGACCTCACCGGTCTGCGCATCCTTGTCGACACTCCACGCGATTGTTACGCAGCCCTCGGTGTCATGCACGTGCGATGGAACCCTCTTCCGGGTCGGTTTAAGGACTACATCGCGATGCCCAAGTACAACATGTACCAGTCTTTGCACACCACGGTGTTGGGGCCGGGCGGCCAGCCGGTCGAGTTGCAGATCCGCACTCACGAGATGCACCGGCGTGCTGAGTATGGTGTAGCAGCCCACTGGAAGTATAAGGAAAACCCCAATGCTGTCGGTCGGGGGATTCAGCCTGACGGCACAGATCTTTCGTGGGTGCAGTCTCTCAACCAGTGGTCCAAGGAGGAATCTGATCCCAGCGAGTTCCTGGACTCGCTGCGCTTCGAGATTAACTCTCGCGAGGTGTATGTCTTTACCCCCAAGGGCGATGTTATGAGCCTTCCTCAGGGCGCCACTCCGGTTGACTTCGCCTATGCCGTCCATACCGAGGTTGGTCACCGCTGTATTGGCGCCAGGGTGAACGGCAAACTTGTCACCCTCGATACCAAACTTAACAACGGCGACGTCATCGATATCCTCACGTCGAACGCGCCTGATGCGAGTCCCAGTCGTGACTGGCTGGGGTTCATCGCTTCTCCCCGTGCTCGTTCCAAGATTAAGTCTTACTTCACTAAGGAGCGCCGCGAGGAGTCCATTGAAGCCGGCAAGGACGCTATCGCAAAGCAGCTACGTCAAGCCGGTGTGCCGTTACAGTCGTTGCTAACTGTCGAATACCTCACCGCGGTGGCCGACGACCTCCGGGTGCCCGGCATCAACGCCTTGTATGCGGCGGTAGGAGAGCACAACGCCAGCGCCCAGTCCGTCGTCGAGAAGCTCATCGCGTTGGGTGGCGGCCCGGAAGAGGCTACCGCTGACGTCGAGGAAGAACTGGCGGTTGGCGTCAAGGCGCCGCGTCGTCGTCGCAGTAGCGAAACTGGGGTTATGGTCGACGGCGACCCGGATATGCTCGTCAAGCTGGCTCGGTGCTGTACCCCGCTGCCCGGCGATCCCATCATGGGGTTCGTGACGCGCTATGACGGGGTTTCAGTACATCGAACGGATTGCTCCAATGCCAAGAATCTTCTTGAGCACCCGGAGCGCATCGTTTCGGTGTCGTGGTCTGATGATCGGCAAGAGAGCTATCAGGTCACTATCCAGGTGGAAGGCCTTGATCGTGCCGGTTTGTTGGTCGATACCTTTCGGGTTTTCGCCGAGCAGGGGGTAAGCGTCATTTCAGCCAATATGAGTACCTCAAAGTCTCATCTCGCTCGATTGCGGCTTACCTTCGAAGCCCCCGATCCGACTCACCTCAAGCACCTTACTGAGTCGATTCGTCGAATCTCGGGAGTTTACGACGTCTTCCGTGTAAAGTCTTGA